A region from the Neurospora crassa OR74A linkage group V, whole genome shotgun sequence genome encodes:
- a CDS encoding alpha-methylacyl-CoA racemase, whose product MVGQPPLTGLKVLEFAGLAPGPFAGLLLADAGASVLRIDRAVSGPVARQVPDQLTRHKSSLVVDLKSPSGIALIKSLAAVSDVLIDPYRPGVLEKLGLGPSVLCSDECNPRLIYARLTGFRRDGRFATMAGHDINYLAVSGVLSLLGRKGEKPTPPINILGDFAGGGAVLFQGILLALAARERTGKGQVVEANIVDGASYLATFNRFALKTAVGNAPRGENLLDTGCPYYDTYETADGKYIAVGALEPQFFKELVKGLGLEGQGWEERRGDKENWPELRRVLEHKFKTKTRREWEDIFDGTDACCTAVFEYGEMERERERLEGDQRPVVTLRETPCLALRSDAKDASHGQGPGVKGEAYVGIPLKPGKGGESVVEKWLGWKKGKEFDVLNGSAVAIKSRL is encoded by the exons ATGGTTGGCCAACCGCCTCTTACCGGCCTCAAGGTCCTGGAGTTTGCCGGTCTAGCTCCAG GTCCCTTCGCCgggctcctcctcgccgacgCTGGCGCCTCCGTCCTGCGCATCGACCGCGCCGTCTCCGGCCCCGTCGCCCGCCAAGTTCCCGACCAACTAACCCGCCACAAATCCTCCTTGGTGGTCGACCTCAAGTCCCCCTCCGGAATCGCCCTCATCAAATCCCTCGCCGCCGTATCGGACGTTCTCATCGACCCTTACCGCCCCGGCGTCCTGGAGAAGCTCGGGCTGGGCCCCTCTGTCCTGTGCAGCGACGAATGCAACCCCCGCCTCATCTACGCCCGCCTGACGGGCTTCCGGCGAGACGGCCGGTTCGCCACCATGGCCGGGCACGATATCAACTACCTGGCTGTGAGCGGGGTGTTGAGTCTGCTGGGGAGGAAGGGCGAGAAGCCGACGCCGCCCATCAACATTCTGGGAGACTTTGCCGGCGGCGGAGCGGTTTTGTTCCAGGGCATCCTGCTTGCGCTGGCCGCGAGGGAGAGGACGGGCAAGGGACAGGTGGTGGAGGCGAATATCGTCGACGGAGCGAGTTACTTGGCTACTTTTAACCGGTTTGCGCTCAAAACGGCCGTGGGGAACGCACCGAGGGGGGAGAACCTGCTGGATACGGGCTGCCCTTACTATGATACGTACGAGACCGCGGATGGGAAGTACATAGCTGTCGGGGCGTTGGAGCCGCAGTTTTTCAAGGAGTTGGTTAAAGGGTTGGGGTTAGAGGGACAAGggtgggaggagaggagaggggaCAAGGAGAATTGGCCCGAGCTGAGGAGGGTGTTGGAGCACAAGTTCAAGACCAAAACGAGGAGGGAGTGGGAGGATATCTTTGACGGGACTGATGCGTGCTGCACGGCGGTGTTTGAGTACGGCGAgatggaaagggagagggagcGGTTGGAGGGCGATCAGAGACCCGTGGTTACGCTTAGGGAGACGCCCTGCTTGGCGCTGAGGAGCGATGCGAAGGATGCTAGCCATGGGCAAGGGCCGGGCGTCAAGGGGGAAGCGTATGTAGGCATTCCCTTGAAACCTGGAAAGGGAGGCGAATCTGTCGTGGAGAAGTGGCTTGGttggaagaagggcaaggagtTTGATGTGTTGAATGGGAGCGCTGTCGCTATCAAGTCCAGACTGTAA